One part of the Chryseobacterium mulctrae genome encodes these proteins:
- a CDS encoding slipin family protein: MMVKNVQIKAYQVGLVFKNRNLITILKEGNYWLFGNKSVEVFETKAQFKTGEDLNLLLKNTDLASMIDVVEVRDGEIVLVYENGIFKEVLNVGQYAFWKGVLKREFQKNDLTKVEITEKISKTILENLKLKSFVRKFVVANQYKGLLLIDGKLTQILEAGTYYFWNNETSVETKTIDTRMQQMEIAGQELLTKDKTMLRINFYVRYQVEDVVKALMNNKEYDKQLYILMQLALREFVGALTLDELLLKKDSVGKEILENLGHKAENLGLKASDAGIRDVILTGEMKEIMNQVLIAEKKAQANSIMRREETASTRSLLNTAKLMEENETLWKLKEMEYMEKIAEKIGDITVSGNSNIVSQLKEIFAK; encoded by the coding sequence ATGATGGTAAAAAATGTACAAATTAAAGCATATCAAGTGGGTTTGGTTTTTAAAAACCGAAATCTGATTACTATTTTAAAAGAAGGTAATTACTGGCTTTTCGGAAACAAATCTGTAGAAGTTTTTGAAACGAAAGCTCAGTTTAAAACCGGAGAAGATTTGAATCTTCTATTGAAAAATACTGATTTGGCTTCTATGATTGATGTCGTTGAGGTAAGAGACGGCGAAATTGTTTTGGTTTATGAAAACGGAATTTTTAAAGAAGTTCTAAATGTTGGTCAATATGCTTTCTGGAAAGGTGTTTTGAAAAGAGAATTTCAAAAAAATGACCTGACAAAAGTTGAGATTACAGAAAAAATTTCTAAAACAATTTTGGAAAATTTGAAACTCAAAAGCTTCGTAAGAAAGTTTGTTGTAGCTAATCAATATAAAGGTCTTTTGCTGATTGACGGTAAGCTGACCCAGATTTTGGAAGCCGGAACCTATTATTTCTGGAACAACGAAACTTCTGTAGAAACCAAAACCATTGATACAAGAATGCAACAAATGGAGATTGCAGGTCAGGAACTTTTGACGAAAGATAAAACAATGCTTCGTATCAATTTTTACGTGCGTTATCAAGTGGAAGATGTTGTGAAAGCTTTGATGAATAATAAAGAATACGACAAACAACTTTACATTTTAATGCAATTGGCTTTGCGTGAATTTGTTGGAGCTTTAACGTTGGATGAGTTGCTGTTGAAAAAAGATTCTGTAGGCAAAGAAATTCTTGAAAATCTTGGTCACAAAGCAGAAAACTTAGGTTTAAAAGCTTCCGATGCGGGAATCCGTGATGTGATTTTGACTGGAGAAATGAAGGAAATTATGAATCAGGTTTTGATTGCTGAGAAAAAAGCTCAGGCAAACAGCATCATGAGACGTGAAGAAACCGCTTCCACAAGAAGTTTGCTGAATACTGCCAAATTAATGGAAGAAAACGAAACGCTTTGGAAGCTGAAAGAAATGGAATATATGGAGAAAATAGCCGAAAAAATTGGAGATATTACCGTTTCCGGAAACAGTAATATTGTTTCTCAGCTGAAAGAAATTTTCGCAAAATAA
- a CDS encoding metallophosphoesterase family protein, producing MQTNIFFTADHHFGHANIIKFSERPFESIEEMHEELIKRWNEKIGKDDTVYHLGDVSLGKPDFTKEILDRLNGKIHLIKGNHEYSALRVPERFEWIKDYYELYVEDESHKMGKQKIMLFHYAMRTWNGSHHGTWQLYGHSHGTLSDDEMSLSIDVGVDCHNFYPVSYEEIKELMKKKKWTPPFAPRN from the coding sequence ATGCAAACAAATATATTTTTTACGGCAGATCATCATTTCGGTCATGCCAATATTATAAAATTCTCCGAGCGGCCTTTTGAGTCGATTGAGGAAATGCACGAAGAACTCATCAAACGATGGAACGAAAAAATAGGAAAAGATGATACTGTCTATCACTTGGGCGATGTAAGTTTAGGAAAGCCAGATTTCACCAAAGAAATTTTAGACAGATTAAATGGAAAAATTCATCTGATAAAAGGCAATCATGAATATTCTGCGCTTCGGGTTCCGGAAAGATTCGAGTGGATTAAAGATTACTACGAACTTTATGTGGAAGACGAAAGTCATAAAATGGGCAAACAGAAAATCATGCTTTTTCATTACGCAATGCGCACCTGGAACGGTTCTCATCACGGAACATGGCAATTGTACGGTCATTCTCACGGAACTTTATCGGATGACGAAATGAGTTTGAGCATTGATGTAGGAGTTGATTGCCATAATTTTTATCCTGTTTCTTACGAAGAGATCAAAGAATTGATGAAGAAAAAGAAATGGACGCCTCCTTTTGCGCCAAGAAATTAG
- a CDS encoding RNA ligase, Rnl2 family, which yields MIFKTYNSIENAYQTRIIDQIRLQGFWEEVFIVQEKVHGANFSFFTDGKEIKIAKRTAFIEKDEKFYNAHQILERYRKNVIEVFEKVKTIYPDIETVVIYGELFGGGYKHKEVGLVKDAIKVQKGVEYVPYNEFYAFDIKLNGTTYLDTDLVNQIFDETGFFYAKILFTGTLEETLKFPNDFDSKIPAWLGLPEIENNMCEGTIIKTLKTKYFGNGSRVILKNKNEKWTEKSKMVRKDRPIQKEVRFSENAQNIWNEISKYATANRLNNVISKIGEFEPKIIGKVIGFFSKDILEDFEKDFPKAFTTIEKEEQKRINKKLNSLVIDVVKEELMTVKV from the coding sequence ATGATTTTCAAAACATATAACTCTATAGAAAATGCTTACCAAACCCGCATCATCGATCAGATTAGGTTGCAGGGTTTTTGGGAAGAAGTTTTCATAGTGCAGGAAAAAGTTCACGGTGCTAATTTCTCTTTCTTTACCGATGGAAAGGAAATTAAAATCGCAAAAAGAACTGCTTTCATCGAAAAGGATGAAAAATTTTACAATGCACATCAGATTTTAGAACGTTACAGAAAAAATGTAATTGAAGTTTTCGAAAAAGTTAAAACCATTTATCCGGATATTGAAACTGTGGTTATCTACGGTGAATTGTTCGGAGGTGGTTACAAACACAAAGAAGTTGGACTTGTAAAAGATGCAATAAAAGTTCAAAAAGGTGTTGAATATGTACCTTACAACGAATTTTATGCATTCGATATTAAATTAAATGGAACTACTTATTTGGATACAGATTTGGTCAACCAAATTTTCGATGAAACCGGATTTTTCTATGCAAAAATTTTGTTTACAGGGACTTTGGAAGAAACTTTAAAGTTTCCGAATGATTTCGATTCTAAAATTCCGGCTTGGTTGGGATTACCGGAAATCGAGAATAATATGTGTGAAGGAACTATCATCAAAACATTGAAAACTAAATATTTTGGAAACGGTTCAAGAGTCATTTTGAAAAATAAAAATGAAAAATGGACTGAGAAATCTAAAATGGTTAGAAAAGACAGACCAATTCAAAAAGAAGTTCGCTTCAGCGAAAATGCTCAGAATATTTGGAATGAAATCTCAAAATATGCTACTGCAAACAGATTGAATAACGTTATCAGCAAAATTGGAGAATTCGAACCAAAAATAATTGGAAAGGTGATTGGTTTCTTTTCAAAGGATATTTTAGAAGATTTTGAAAAAGATTTTCCGAAAGCTTTCACAACTATAGAAAAAGAAGAGCAAAAAAGAATCAATAAAAAATTGAATTCTTTAGTCATTGATGTTGTAAAAGAAGAGTTGATGACCGTGAAAGTTTAG
- a CDS encoding cyclic-phosphate processing receiver domain-containing protein, whose protein sequence is MELTKRLLFLDDIRYPIEAYHYTKQDVFLRKDWHIVRNYEQFVNRILEKGLPEMISFDHDLADEHYLEPNSQEFVEKTGYDCAKWLVEYCMDNYLDLPKFYCHSMNPVGKQNIESLLKNFKNY, encoded by the coding sequence ATGGAACTCACAAAAAGATTACTGTTTCTGGATGATATAAGATATCCTATTGAGGCGTATCATTATACAAAACAGGATGTTTTCCTCAGAAAAGATTGGCATATTGTTCGTAATTATGAGCAGTTTGTCAACAGAATTTTGGAAAAAGGACTTCCGGAAATGATTTCTTTTGACCATGATCTTGCTGATGAACATTATTTAGAACCAAATTCTCAGGAATTTGTTGAAAAAACAGGCTACGATTGTGCAAAATGGTTGGTGGAATATTGTATGGATAACTATTTAGATTTACCAAAATTCTATTGTCACTCTATGAATCCTGTTGGAAAGCAAAATATTGAGAGCCTTTTAAAAAACTTTAAAAACTATTAA
- a CDS encoding 3'-5' exonuclease → MFLYDKVIVIDIEATCWEKGQTPEDQKREIIEIGICKLNMSDGNIEDKRSYLIKPTQSEVSEYCTELTGITPEKLEKEGTPFKEACSNIKNRYNSLRRTYAGYGGFDKSIMESQCQEFDIKFPFSETYLDLKVLISLMTGEKPIGLLKELQTRNIEFEGSNHNGADDAFNTAKLLYQVLKN, encoded by the coding sequence ATGTTTTTATACGACAAAGTAATTGTCATAGATATCGAAGCCACATGTTGGGAAAAAGGGCAAACTCCTGAAGATCAAAAAAGAGAAATTATCGAAATTGGAATTTGCAAACTCAATATGTCGGACGGAAATATCGAAGACAAAAGAAGCTATTTGATAAAACCGACACAATCGGAAGTAAGCGAATATTGTACAGAATTGACAGGAATTACGCCTGAAAAACTAGAAAAAGAAGGAACTCCTTTTAAAGAAGCCTGTTCAAATATCAAAAACAGATACAATTCATTACGAAGAACATACGCTGGTTATGGTGGATTTGACAAATCAATTATGGAAAGTCAATGTCAAGAATTTGATATTAAATTTCCCTTTAGTGAAACGTATCTTGATTTGAAAGTGTTGATAAGTTTAATGACTGGTGAAAAGCCAATTGGACTATTGAAAGAACTTCAGACAAGAAATATAGAATTTGAAGGGAGTAATCATAATGGTGCAGATGACGCTTTTAATACAGCAAAATTATTGTATCAAGTTTTAAAAAATTAA
- a CDS encoding ATP-grasp domain-containing protein has protein sequence MYFLVQANVYLDPDHYKIFDALEELNIDYSVINIPPTAEKIDFETDRKDVFVSVTIARLAKQNTDWFPGSFYGGNHLYEVYSKYYGENLLNHKVSIHKISEELIWKKGEIKFIKPYDEAKIFTGKVFNELEWKDFVFEALENQANRITGDSLVQISEAKLTIKEARLWIVGGQIIDAGYYKFNDNAPFEENVSGEGLSFANEMIQLFNLEEAFVMDICLTDRGWKIVEINCINSSGFYPNTNVKSIIKALNIYFSN, from the coding sequence ATGTATTTTTTAGTTCAGGCTAATGTGTATTTAGACCCCGATCATTATAAAATTTTTGATGCTTTGGAAGAATTGAATATTGATTACAGTGTAATTAATATTCCTCCAACAGCAGAAAAAATAGACTTCGAAACAGACAGAAAAGATGTTTTTGTTTCGGTAACAATTGCAAGATTGGCAAAACAAAATACCGATTGGTTTCCTGGTTCTTTTTACGGAGGTAATCATTTGTATGAAGTGTATTCAAAATATTATGGTGAAAACCTTTTGAATCACAAAGTTTCCATTCATAAAATTTCAGAAGAATTGATTTGGAAAAAAGGTGAAATTAAATTCATCAAACCTTATGATGAAGCAAAAATTTTTACAGGAAAAGTTTTCAACGAATTGGAATGGAAAGATTTTGTTTTTGAGGCTTTGGAAAATCAAGCTAACAGAATTACTGGAGATTCGTTAGTTCAGATTTCTGAAGCGAAACTAACAATAAAAGAAGCTAGACTTTGGATTGTTGGCGGACAGATTATCGATGCAGGATATTATAAATTTAATGATAATGCACCTTTCGAAGAAAATGTTTCAGGAGAAGGATTGAGTTTCGCCAATGAAATGATTCAACTTTTCAATCTTGAAGAAGCTTTTGTAATGGATATTTGTTTAACAGACAGAGGTTGGAAAATTGTTGAAATAAATTGTATCAACAGTTCCGGGTTTTATCCAAACACCAACGTGAAAAGTATTATTAAAGCATTGAATATTTACTTTTCCAATTAA
- a CDS encoding ribonuclease H-like YkuK family protein encodes METQQQTWQNMTGKIFQHSITQLVEEAIIREQANGHRLKVCVGSDSHVYGDAINYATAVVFIREGKGAFTFIRKEREIQNISIKERMLNEVNKSVEIAYAICSILETYDVEMEVHADINTDPDFKSNVALKDAMGYILGMGYIFKAKPYAFASSNCADIMV; translated from the coding sequence ATGGAAACGCAACAACAAACATGGCAAAACATGACAGGAAAAATTTTCCAACATTCTATCACACAGCTGGTAGAAGAAGCCATCATTCGCGAACAGGCAAATGGACACCGACTGAAAGTTTGTGTGGGTTCAGACTCCCACGTTTACGGTGACGCCATTAATTATGCTACGGCAGTTGTCTTTATTCGTGAGGGAAAAGGAGCGTTTACCTTTATCAGAAAAGAAAGAGAAATACAGAATATCAGTATCAAAGAGCGAATGTTGAATGAGGTCAACAAATCCGTAGAAATCGCTTATGCAATTTGCTCAATTCTGGAAACTTATGATGTGGAAATGGAGGTACACGCAGACATTAACACCGACCCGGATTTTAAATCCAATGTTGCTTTGAAAGATGCGATGGGATATATTTTGGGAATGGGGTATATATTTAAAGCAAAACCTTACGCATTTGCAAGTTCAAATTGTGCTGATATAATGGTATGA
- a CDS encoding tetratricopeptide repeat protein encodes MNKQKFIDKFLRALVVLAIIKIIAIFAEFFQKTFWSVIGNLVIFIVVLVIIFFVVIALENKEKSGNSSGRKGSGGNFYLENSLFDRIRNKYEELAEKYIAEKDYTRAAKVYMNLLNDNYRGAKTLEDGGLYNEAAVIYLKKLKNKSEAASCFEKAKQYQKSIELYKELEQKEKVGDLYMQINDTKNANSYYQMVVEDYVSNDQMVKASLIYRKKMNVPEEAQKILLQGWEENKDAFNCLNNYFVNINTIEDLNHTIQNLYLKTPSDKKLIYLEAMKHEFKKDSKLQETTRNIAYEIIAENIENHSSIINELKHFNPKDEVILKDISRYRTGRNKMFRN; translated from the coding sequence ATGAATAAGCAGAAGTTTATCGATAAGTTTCTGAGAGCGCTTGTGGTTTTAGCAATCATCAAAATCATTGCGATTTTTGCTGAGTTTTTTCAGAAAACATTTTGGAGCGTTATTGGAAATCTGGTCATTTTCATCGTAGTTTTAGTAATTATATTTTTTGTGGTCATCGCTCTTGAAAATAAAGAAAAATCTGGAAATTCTTCAGGAAGAAAAGGTAGTGGAGGAAATTTTTACCTTGAGAATTCTTTGTTTGACAGAATCAGAAACAAGTACGAAGAATTAGCCGAAAAATACATTGCCGAAAAAGATTATACAAGAGCTGCAAAAGTCTATATGAATTTGCTGAATGACAATTATCGTGGCGCAAAAACGCTTGAAGATGGCGGTTTGTACAACGAAGCTGCCGTGATCTACCTTAAAAAATTAAAAAATAAATCGGAAGCTGCGTCTTGTTTTGAAAAAGCAAAACAATATCAAAAATCTATTGAACTGTATAAAGAGCTTGAGCAAAAAGAAAAAGTGGGTGATCTTTATATGCAAATTAATGACACCAAAAATGCGAATTCTTATTACCAAATGGTTGTTGAAGATTATGTAAGCAATGATCAAATGGTAAAAGCTTCTCTTATTTACCGCAAAAAAATGAATGTTCCGGAAGAAGCTCAGAAAATTCTTTTACAAGGTTGGGAAGAAAATAAAGATGCTTTTAACTGTCTGAATAACTATTTTGTAAATATTAATACCATTGAAGATCTGAACCATACAATTCAGAATTTATACCTCAAAACTCCTTCTGATAAGAAATTAATTTATCTGGAAGCGATGAAGCATGAGTTTAAAAAAGATTCAAAACTACAGGAAACAACAAGAAATATTGCCTACGAGATCATTGCCGAAAACATAGAAAACCATTCTTCCATCATCAATGAACTGAAGCATTTTAATCCAAAAGATGAGGTGATTTTAAAAGATATTTCGAGATACAGAACGGGGAGAAATAAAATGTTTAGAAATTAA
- a CDS encoding APC family permease gives MELRIKPFPKNNYPKKGLLIKGSSPLTWLHEMEILGIGLNEVRSFPIPSNEPNILYGCFLIFKNLAPSEIGKNSYFQCVEDKLFIPENTTFYPKFNPEDWQNINADFLVMHPEFGLVKLNEEIDWIALINHPKQSEDKIRKPSNGVTIPKEIKSFMVDMDDDQVMEALQKPQTEEEWMKNLPFDMKKVMAGNKKEIEKYLKYIEKYPERTVELGVPLDVMGTSRGDGFGKFKFGNWFQNFFGGSDNSPGENSGSGNYRWIFFVFIILIVVARIGFQLIKDETEEHVNSGKVQQQNKIGKILAFKSGITDIDIKIDSIYRKRRGKLMSDFHEATKEFHEKSMDDVVKDVEKYRIDEGKTKDSLKTIYNKKIVKVITENTEKLQNKITDSIKKEGNGIPADKGVVKMVLNKKQILMADSLGKRYGTIEPPVSKMDENSQAYLEGNKGESSDSEKVSASEIFWLIVLLTGAVGLYSFLFKKKKIHFGGENVPVGIKIFLMVVLIALLSYIFYPIIEMFGYNWFVWILIICVALLLYRLFREDKTILKSEENE, from the coding sequence ATGGAACTGAGAATTAAACCTTTTCCGAAAAATAATTATCCTAAAAAAGGACTTTTAATTAAAGGTTCTTCACCGTTGACGTGGTTACACGAAATGGAAATTTTAGGGATCGGTTTAAATGAAGTTCGGTCATTTCCAATTCCTTCCAATGAACCGAATATTTTGTATGGATGCTTTTTGATTTTTAAAAATTTGGCACCTTCTGAAATTGGCAAGAATTCTTATTTTCAATGTGTTGAAGACAAGCTTTTCATCCCTGAAAACACTACTTTTTATCCTAAATTCAATCCTGAAGACTGGCAAAATATCAATGCTGATTTTTTGGTGATGCATCCCGAGTTCGGGTTGGTGAAACTGAATGAAGAAATTGATTGGATTGCATTAATTAATCATCCTAAACAATCAGAAGATAAGATTCGAAAACCATCAAACGGAGTAACAATCCCCAAAGAAATTAAAAGTTTTATGGTGGACATGGATGATGACCAAGTGATGGAAGCGCTTCAAAAACCACAAACCGAAGAAGAGTGGATGAAAAACCTGCCTTTTGATATGAAAAAAGTAATGGCAGGAAATAAAAAGGAAATCGAAAAATATTTAAAATATATTGAAAAATATCCCGAAAGAACTGTAGAATTGGGAGTTCCGCTGGATGTAATGGGAACTTCAAGAGGAGATGGATTTGGTAAATTCAAATTTGGAAACTGGTTTCAAAACTTTTTTGGTGGAAGTGATAATTCTCCAGGTGAAAACTCAGGTTCTGGGAATTACCGCTGGATCTTTTTTGTTTTTATCATTTTAATTGTAGTTGCGAGAATCGGGTTTCAGTTGATTAAGGATGAGACCGAGGAACATGTGAATTCAGGGAAAGTTCAACAGCAAAACAAGATCGGAAAAATTTTGGCTTTCAAATCAGGGATTACTGATATCGATATAAAAATTGATTCTATTTACAGAAAACGAAGAGGGAAATTGATGAGTGATTTTCATGAAGCAACGAAAGAATTTCATGAAAAATCAATGGATGATGTGGTGAAAGATGTTGAGAAATATAGAATTGATGAAGGAAAAACAAAAGATTCTCTCAAAACGATTTACAATAAAAAAATAGTAAAAGTAATTACAGAAAATACCGAAAAACTACAAAATAAAATCACAGATTCTATCAAAAAAGAAGGAAACGGAATACCAGCCGATAAAGGTGTCGTGAAAATGGTACTTAATAAAAAACAGATTTTGATGGCTGACTCTTTAGGGAAACGCTACGGAACTATTGAGCCGCCAGTTTCTAAGATGGATGAAAATTCACAGGCTTATCTTGAAGGAAATAAAGGTGAGTCAAGTGATTCTGAAAAAGTTTCGGCATCAGAGATTTTTTGGCTGATTGTTTTATTGACAGGAGCTGTAGGATTGTATTCTTTCCTTTTTAAAAAGAAAAAAATACATTTCGGTGGCGAAAATGTTCCGGTAGGAATCAAGATCTTCCTCATGGTTGTTCTGATTGCGTTGTTGAGCTATATTTTTTATCCGATCATCGAAATGTTTGGCTATAATTGGTTTGTCTGGATATTGATTATTTGTGTAGCTCTTCTTTTGTACAGGCTTTTCAGGGAAGATAAAACCATTTTAAAATCTGAAGAAAATGAATAA
- a CDS encoding AAA family ATPase, with translation MTQNIEKLNKVLAFVKDTFVGKNDVVDLLGICLLARENAFLYGPPGTAKSAIVRTLANTVTDGKNFEYLLTRFTEPNEIFGPFDIRKLKEGELLTNTEGMMPEASMVFLDEIFNANSAILNSLLMALNEKIFKRGKETRKLPALMFVGASNVLPEDEALNALFDRFLIRINVDNVNPDLLQQVLLAGRKLENILETETPEIFSDEIRELQNLCKNIDLKPIYEVYLNTIINLRNTGIAISDRRAVKLQNLIAASALICGRNEAILSDLWVLKHIWDTEEQIEILEGIINRTIEKDDHPKSHPQALQNKIPNPEEVMKDVKILIEKWNSGTLSFEEQNVIKDKLRYLQTRCDWIRNLEQKQYIQQEIESLWQKILQTV, from the coding sequence ATGACTCAAAATATAGAAAAACTAAACAAAGTTCTCGCCTTTGTTAAAGACACTTTTGTCGGGAAAAATGACGTTGTAGATTTGCTCGGAATCTGTTTGCTGGCAAGAGAAAATGCATTTTTATATGGTCCTCCCGGAACCGCAAAATCGGCCATTGTAAGAACATTGGCAAATACGGTGACAGACGGTAAAAACTTTGAATACCTATTAACCCGTTTCACAGAACCGAACGAAATTTTTGGTCCTTTTGATATCAGAAAATTAAAAGAAGGAGAATTGTTAACCAACACAGAAGGCATGATGCCTGAAGCATCGATGGTTTTTCTGGATGAAATCTTCAATGCCAATTCGGCAATCTTAAATTCTCTTTTGATGGCTTTAAATGAAAAGATTTTCAAAAGAGGAAAAGAAACAAGGAAGCTTCCAGCATTGATGTTTGTCGGTGCAAGTAACGTTCTTCCTGAAGATGAAGCTTTGAATGCACTTTTTGACCGTTTTTTAATTAGAATTAATGTTGATAATGTAAATCCTGATCTTCTTCAACAAGTACTTTTAGCTGGTAGAAAACTCGAAAATATTCTGGAAACCGAAACTCCCGAAATCTTTTCAGATGAAATCCGAGAGCTTCAGAATTTGTGTAAAAACATAGACCTGAAACCGATTTATGAAGTTTATTTAAATACGATTATCAATCTTAGAAATACAGGAATTGCGATTTCCGATCGTAGAGCTGTGAAACTGCAAAATTTAATCGCGGCAAGTGCTTTAATTTGTGGTAGAAACGAAGCGATTCTTTCAGATTTATGGGTGTTGAAACATATTTGGGATACCGAAGAGCAGATTGAAATTTTAGAAGGAATTATCAACAGAACGATTGAAAAAGACGACCATCCGAAATCTCATCCGCAAGCTTTACAAAATAAAATTCCCAATCCTGAAGAGGTGATGAAAGATGTAAAAATCCTGATCGAAAAATGGAATAGCGGAACATTAAGTTTTGAGGAACAAAACGTGATAAAAGATAAATTAAGATATCTCCAAACCCGATGCGACTGGATCAGAAATCTTGAACAAAAACAATACATTCAACAAGAAATCGAAAGTTTATGGCAGAAGATTCTTCAAACAGTATAA